The following are encoded in a window of Eleutherodactylus coqui strain aEleCoq1 chromosome 12, aEleCoq1.hap1, whole genome shotgun sequence genomic DNA:
- the LOC136586714 gene encoding gap junction delta-4 protein-like, whose amino-acid sequence MDYFDSMGHFIITFNYNVTVIGKIWLTLMILLRMVMVVLAGYPLYQDEQEQFICNTLQPGCSNVCYDIFSPVSHMRYWLVQTLIVFLPYALFSVHVFHKVMTYIATSNDNCRKSNSSTYHGTGIQLEIPDFSGAYLVHVVLKILLELGFVIGQYFLFGILVPSRFSCTQAPCTSNVDCYISRPTEKSIMMIFIWCMEVICLILSLVDLICAFHRRRHSEKIKKQLLFLENDSLKGGCSEISPNTKLAVASEQMVIYPNCPSQNFDKTDEQIKGDTHSLPSCEETASFQTDSSRQDKSNINTNSNKTCLWQVNMISSGNNTFGNDHVITHRQAKKEYCSNPSLLEVSQFVQSTGTKSKKSEWV is encoded by the coding sequence gTAAAATCTGGCTGACACTGATGATCCTTCTAAGAATGGTGATGGTTGTGCTTGCTGGATACCCACTCTATCAAGATGAACAGGAACAATTCATCTGCAACACCCTACAGCCAGGTTGTTCCAATGTGTGCTATGATATATTCTCTCCCGTGTCCCACATGAGATATTGGCTTGTTCAAACGCTCATAGTGTTCTTACCCTATGCTTTATTCAGTGTCCACGTTTTCCATAAGGTCATGACGTATATTGCAACATCAAATGACAACTGTCGAAAAAGTAACTCCTCCACATATCATGGTACGGGTATACAACTGGAAATACCGGATTTCTCAGGAGCCTATCTTGTACACGTGGTGCTGAAAATTTTATTAGAACTTGGCTTTGTTATTGGTCAATACTTTCTTTTTGGGATCTTAGTTCCAAGTAGATTTAGCTGCACTCAGGCACCATGCACCAGTAATGTTGATTGCTATATCTCAAGACCAACAGAAAAGTCCATAATGATGATTTTTATATGGTGCATGGAAGTCATTTGTCTGATTCTGAGTTTGGTGGACTTAATTTGTGCATTTCATAGACGAAGACACTCCGAGAAGATCAAGAAGCAGCTTCTGTTTCTTGAAAATGATTCTCTAAAAGGTGGTTGTTCAGAAATCTCTCCAAATACAAAGCTAGCTGTGGCCTCAGAGCAGATGGTTATTTACCCCAACTGCCCATCCCAAAACTTTGATAAAACAGATGAGCAAATCAAAGGTGACACCCATTCTCTGCCTTCATGTGAGGAAACGGCTTCATTTCAGACTGACAGCTCTCGTCAAGACAAGTCCAACATCAATACAAACAGCAATAAAACCTGCTTATGGCAAGTGAACATGATATCAAGTGGAAATAATACGTTTGGAAATGATCATGTAATTACCCACAGGCAAGCAAAGAAAGAATACTGCAGTAATCCTAGTCTGCTGGAGGTATCACAGTTTGTCCAAAGCACTggtacaaaaagcaaaaaatctgAGTGGGTTTGA